Genomic segment of Tepidamorphus gemmatus:
GCGATGACACGGGCCAGGGACGCCCTGCACATCGTGACGCCGCAGCGCTTCTTCACTCATGGCCAGCAGGCGCGCGGCGACCGCCATGTCTATGCCTGCCGCACCCGCTTCATTCCCGACGCACTGCTCGATCGATTCACGCTGCTCTCATGGCCGCCAGCGGCCGCAGACCTGCCCGCCCCGGAGGCCGCACCGCTGCCCCGCATCGACCTGAAGCAGCGCATGCGTGGCATGTGGGGCTCGTGAACCGGCAGTCGCGGCTGCCTGGAGAAGCACCTGCAGCCGAACCCCTCTGCCCTTGCGGCAGAGGCTCGGCGCGAAGCGTCGGGGTGAGGGAAAATCGCGCCCGGCGCCCGCGCCAACCGATTTCAGACGCGGATGGTGTCCCGCCTGTCCCTACAGCCGCTCGATGGCGAGCGCGATGCCCTGCCCGCCGCCGATGCACATGGTGATGAGGCCGTAGCGGCCGCCCGTGCGCATCAGCTCGTAGAGCGCCTTGACGGTGATGATCGCCCCCGTTGCGCCGACCGGATGGCCGAGCGCGATGGCGCCGCCATTGGGATTGACCTTCTCCGGATCGAGCCCGAGTTCGCGGCTGACCGCCAGCGCCTGGGCGGCGAAGGCCTCGTTGGATTCGATCACGTCGAAATCGGAAATCGCCAGACCGGTGCGCTTCACAAGCGCCTGCACTGCCGGCACCGGGCCGATGCCCATCTCGGAGGGCTCGACGCCGGCATGGGCATAGCCGACGATGCGCGCAAGCGGCTTCAGGCCGTCACGGGACGCCCGGCTCTCGCTCGTCAGCACCAGCGCGGCGGCGCCGTCATTGATGCCCGAGGCATTGCCCGCCGTCACGGTGCCGTCCTTCTTGAAGACGGCGCGCAAACCGGCGAGCGTCTCGAGCGTCGTGTCCGGTCTGGGATGCTCGTCGGTGTCGAACATGACCGTTTCGCGCCCCTTCTTCACCTCGATCGGCAGGATCTGGTCACGGAAGCGGCCCTCGGCGATGGCGCGCGCCGCGCGCTTCTGGCTCTCGACCGCGAACCCGTCCTGATCGGCGCGCGAGACCTGCCACTTCGCTGCGACGTTCTCCGCCGTGATGCCCATGTGTCCTGCGCCGAACGGATCGTTGAGCGCGCCGGTGAGCCCATCCACCACCGTGGTATCGCCCATCTTCTGGCCGAAACGGGCCGCCGCCAGCAGGTAGGGCGCCCGGCTCATCGATTCGGCGCCACCGGCGACTGCCGTATCCGCGTCACCGAGCAGGATCGCCTGAGCCGCCGAGACAATCGCCTGCGCGCCGGATCCGCACAGGCGGTTGACCGTCATTGCCGGCACCTCCTTCGGGACGCCGCCCTCGATCGCCGCGACACGGGCGAGATAGGCGTCGCGCGGCTCGGTCTGGATGACGCTGCCGAATACGACGTGGCCGACCGTCTCCGGGGCGACATTTGCCCGCTTCAGCGCCTCGGTCACACAGGCCGCGCCCAGCGCGGTCGGCGGCAGCCCCGCCAGCGACCCGCCGAATGTGCCGATGGCGGTGCGCACTCCGCCGACGATGACGACGCTCTCGGTCATTTGTTAACTCCGTTGGTGGTCCCGAAGGGCTGGCCTGTCAGCCCTGGCCTCGCAGGAAGCGGATTATTCCGGAAAAGTCCACCTCGCCGTGTCCGGCTCCCGCAAACAGCGAATAGATCTGCGCAGCTTCGGCGCCGAGCGGGGTGGTCGCACCCGACGCATTGGCCGCCTCCTGCGCAAGCTTCAGATCCTTGAGCATCATTGCGGCGGTGAAGCCCGGCTGGTAGTCGCGGTTCGCCGGCGAGCTCGGCACCGGCCCGGGCACCGGGCAATAGGTGGTCAGCGACCAGCACTGGCCCGAGGCCGTGGATGCAATGTCGAACAGCTTCTGATGATCGAGGCCAAGCTTCTCGGCGAGCACGAACGCCTCCGAGACGCCGATCATCGAGATGCCGAGGATCAAGTTGTTGCAGATCTTGGCGGCCTGGCCGTTGCCCGGCCCGCCGGCATGGACGATGGTCCTGCCCATCTTCTCCAGATAGGGCTTTGCCGCCGCGAAGGCTGCTTCGGGTCCCCCGACCATGAAGGTCAGCGTGCCCGCCGTCGCCCCCCCGACCCCGCCCGACACGGGCGCGTCGATCATCGTCATGCCCGCCGCTTCGGCGGCAGCAGCCACCTTGCGCGCGGTGGCGACATCGATCGTCGAGGAGTCGATCAGCAGCGTTTCCGGCGCGGCGGAGGAAAGGATGCCGCCCTCCCCCGCATAGACCGCCTCCACATGCCGGCCGGCCGGCAGCATGGTCACCACGACCTCGGCGCCGGACACCGCCTCGGCGATCGTGCCGCAGACCGTGCCGCCCGCGTCCTGAAACCTTGCCGTCGCGACCTCCGACAGATCGAAGCCCCTCACCCTGTGCCCCGCCTTCAGAAGGTTTGCTGCCATCGGCCCGCCCATGTTGCCGAGCCCGATGAAGCCAATTGTCGCCATCTGTGTCCTCCCGTCGTTGCTGTGCCCGAGCCGTCTCGCGACCGACCGCCCTCAACCGCACATCATCCCGCCCGCAACGCAGCGCGGGGCTGGATCGGGACGCCGCCATCATCTGCGCTCCCGATATCGCTGTACGGGGATGGGGGGACGGCCGTCCTCCTCACCGGCCGAAGATCTCCCGCGCCACGATGAGCCGCATGATCTCGTTGGTCCCTTCGAGTATCTGATGCACCCTGAGGTCGCGGACGATCTTCTCGATCCCGTACTCGCTGAGATAGCCATAGCCGCCGTGCAGCTGCAGCGCCTGATTGGCAACCTCGAAGCCCGTATCGGTGACGAAGCGCTTGGCCATCGCGCAGAGCCGCGTCGCGTCGGGCGCCTTCGCATCGAGCGCCGACGCCGCCCGCCACAGGAAGGTGCGCGCCGCCTCCAGTTCGATCGCCATGTCGGCGACGCGGAACTGAAGCGCCTGGAACTCCGCCAGCCGCCTGCCGAAGGCACGTCGGTCGCCCATGTAGGTCACGGCCCTGTCGAGCGCCGCCTGCGCCCCACCGAGCGAGCAGGCGGCAATGTTGAGGCGCCCGCCGTCAAGTCCCGCCATGGCGATCCGGAAACCTTCGCCCTCCGCGCCGAGCCGGTTTGCGACCGGCACCCGAGCTGCCTCGAAGATCACGGCCCGCGTCGGCTGGGCGTTCCAACCCATCTTGCGCTCGTTGGCGCCGAGCTTGAGGCCCGGCGTGTCGCCGGGAACGACCAGGGTCGAGATGCCCTTCGGGCCGTCCTCGCCGGTGCGCACCATCACCACGTAGACGTCGCTGGAACCGGCGCCGGAGATGAACTGCTTCTGGCCGTCGAGGACGTAATGGTCGCCGTCGCGCACCGCCCGCGTCCGCAGCGCCGCCGCGTCCGAGCCCGAGCCCGGCTCGGTCAGGCAGTAGCTGGCGAGCGTCCGCATCGCGCACAGGTCGGGCAGCCACTTCGCCCGCTGCTCGTCCGAGCCGAAATGGTCGATCATCCACGCGCACATGTTGTGGATCGAGATGTAGGCCGCGATCGACGGGCATCCGGTGGCAAGCCCCTCGAAGATCAGCGCCGCGTCGAGGCGGGTGAGGCCCGATCCGCCGACATCGTCGCGGACATAGACGCCCCCCATGCCGAGCGCGGCGGCGGCCCGCAGCGTGTCCACCGGAAAATGCTTGGCTTCGTCCCACGCGACCGCATGCGGCGCCAGCTCACGTGCCGCGAATTCGCGCGCCATGTCGCGGATCGCGGCCTGCTCCTCCGACAGCGTGAAGTCCATGCGGTGCCTCCCTTGGCCGCGCGAGGCGGCTCCATGTCACCAGGGCAGGGAGTCCGTCCCGCCCTCCTGCGCCATCCCGGACGCAGCGAAGCGGAACGCCGGGATCGGGTCGCTGCAGGCGGTTGGCGTCCCGTCGTCAACGCCCTGCCCGGCCGATCCCGAATGGCCGCTCTCCCGGCGTCCGGGATGACGAGGGAGTGGCAAGCGGCCCCCTACCGCATCGTCGGAATGACGAACTCCGCGCCATCCTTGATGCCCGACGGCCAGCGCGACGTGACCGTCTTGGTCTTGGTGTAGAATCGGATCGAGTCCGGCCCGTGCTGGTTGAGATCGCCGAAGCCCGAGCGCTTCCAGCCGCCGAAGGTGTAGTAGGCGAGCGGCACCGGGATCGGCACGTTGATGCCGACCATGCCGACCTGCACCCTGGTGGCGAAGTCCCGGGCGGCGTCGCCGTCGCGGGTGAAGATCGCGACGCCATTGCCGTATTCGTGCTTCGTGGGCAATGCCAGCGCCTCGTCATAGTCCCTGGCGCGGACGACCGACAGCACAGGTCCGAAGATCTCCTCCTTGTAGATTGTCATCTCCGGCGTCACCCGGTCGAACAGGCAGCCGCCCATGAAGAAACCGTTCTCGTAGCCCTGCATGGTGAAGCCGCGACCATCGACGACGAGTTCGGCGCCTTCCTTGACCCCTTGATCGACATAGCCGCGGACGCGCTCCAGCGCTGCCCTGGTCACCAGTGGACCATAGTCGGCGTCGGGATCGGTCGACAGGCCGACCTTCAGCTTCTCGACGCGCGGGATCAGCTTGCCCATCAGCGCGTCGGCGGTCTTCTCGCCGACCGGCACCGCCACCGAGATCGCCATGCAGCGCTCCCCGGCCGAGCCGTAGCCGGCGCCGATAAGGGCATCGACGGCCTGGTCCATGTCGGCATCCGGCATGATGATCATGTGGTTCTTGGCGCCGCCGAAGCACTGCACGCGCTTGCCGTGCGCACAACCGGTTGCATAGACATATTCGGCGATCTGCGAGGAGCCGACGAAGCCGATCGCCATGATCCGCGGATCGGTGAGGATGGTGTCGACGGCTTCCTTGTCGCCGTTGACGACATTGAACACGCCGTCCGGCAGCCCTGCCTGCTTGAACAGCTCGGCGATGCGGATCGGCACGGAGGGATCGCGCTCCGACGGCTTCAGGATGAAGGCATTGCCGCAGGCGATCGCCGGCGCGGCCTTCCACAGCGGGATCATCGCCGGGAAGTTGAACGGCGTGATGCCGGCCACCACGCCGAGCGGCTGGCGCATCGAGTACATGTCGATGCCGGGACCGGCACCCTCGGTGAATTCACCCTTCAGAAGATGCGGGATGCCGCAGGCGAATTCGACAACCTCAAGACCGCGCTGGATGTCGCCCTTCGCATCCGGAATGGTCTTGCCATGCTCGGAGGACAGCAGCTTGGCGAGGCTGTCCATCTCGGCCTGCGCGAGCTGCAGGAACTTCATCAGCACGCGGGCGCGCTTCTGCGGGTTTTCTGCCGCCCAGGCCGGCTGGGCGGCGGCGGCGTTGGCGATCGCCGCCTCGACCTCGCCCTTCGACGCCAGCGCGACCTTCGCCTGCACCTCGCCGGTATTGGGATCGAAGACGTCGGCGGTCCGTCCGGAACTGCCGGGGACCACCCGTCCCCCGATGAAATGACCGATCGATCTCATGCTCAAGTCCTCCCGGAGGATTGTTGCCCGCACGATATACGGTTGTTTCCGCACGGCCAGTCGCTTGTGTGCCAGGCGGTTGTGCGGAAATATGCATGCCCATGCCGCTCGACTGGAACGACCTGCGCTATTTCCTCGCCGTCGCCCGGACCGGACGGCTGACCCAAGCGTCACGCAGCCTCGGCACGGACCATGCAACCGTCAGCCGGCGTGTCAAGGCCATCGAGCGGGCTCTCGACGCGCGCCTGTTCGAACGGTCGCCACGCGGCTATGCGCTTACCGAGGCCGGCGAGCGGCTCCTGGTCCACGCCGAGCGCATGGAGAGCGCCGCTGCGCAGGCCCAGAACGAGATTGCCGGCGAGAACATGGCGCTCGGCGGCGCGGTCAGGATCGGCGCGCCCGACGGCTTCGGAAGCTGGTTCCTCGCAGCGCGGATCGATGCACTCTGCCGCCGCTATCCCGACCTCGAACTGCAGATCGTCGCCATGCCGCGCGTCTTCAGCCTGTCGAAGCGCGAGGCCGACATCGCCATCAGCCTCGCCCGACCGACCGAGGGGCGGCTGGTCAGCCGCAAGCTCACCGACTACCGGCTCGGCCTCTACGCGGCCCCCGACTATCTGCGGCGCTCAGGCCCGATCGACAGCCCCG
This window contains:
- a CDS encoding isobutyryl-CoA dehydrogenase, giving the protein MDFTLSEEQAAIRDMAREFAARELAPHAVAWDEAKHFPVDTLRAAAALGMGGVYVRDDVGGSGLTRLDAALIFEGLATGCPSIAAYISIHNMCAWMIDHFGSDEQRAKWLPDLCAMRTLASYCLTEPGSGSDAAALRTRAVRDGDHYVLDGQKQFISGAGSSDVYVVMVRTGEDGPKGISTLVVPGDTPGLKLGANERKMGWNAQPTRAVIFEAARVPVANRLGAEGEGFRIAMAGLDGGRLNIAACSLGGAQAALDRAVTYMGDRRAFGRRLAEFQALQFRVADMAIELEAARTFLWRAASALDAKAPDATRLCAMAKRFVTDTGFEVANQALQLHGGYGYLSEYGIEKIVRDLRVHQILEGTNEIMRLIVAREIFGR
- a CDS encoding CoA-acylating methylmalonate-semialdehyde dehydrogenase; this encodes MRSIGHFIGGRVVPGSSGRTADVFDPNTGEVQAKVALASKGEVEAAIANAAAAQPAWAAENPQKRARVLMKFLQLAQAEMDSLAKLLSSEHGKTIPDAKGDIQRGLEVVEFACGIPHLLKGEFTEGAGPGIDMYSMRQPLGVVAGITPFNFPAMIPLWKAAPAIACGNAFILKPSERDPSVPIRIAELFKQAGLPDGVFNVVNGDKEAVDTILTDPRIMAIGFVGSSQIAEYVYATGCAHGKRVQCFGGAKNHMIIMPDADMDQAVDALIGAGYGSAGERCMAISVAVPVGEKTADALMGKLIPRVEKLKVGLSTDPDADYGPLVTRAALERVRGYVDQGVKEGAELVVDGRGFTMQGYENGFFMGGCLFDRVTPEMTIYKEEIFGPVLSVVRARDYDEALALPTKHEYGNGVAIFTRDGDAARDFATRVQVGMVGINVPIPVPLAYYTFGGWKRSGFGDLNQHGPDSIRFYTKTKTVTSRWPSGIKDGAEFVIPTMR
- a CDS encoding acetyl-CoA C-acyltransferase family protein, with translation MTESVVIVGGVRTAIGTFGGSLAGLPPTALGAACVTEALKRANVAPETVGHVVFGSVIQTEPRDAYLARVAAIEGGVPKEVPAMTVNRLCGSGAQAIVSAAQAILLGDADTAVAGGAESMSRAPYLLAAARFGQKMGDTTVVDGLTGALNDPFGAGHMGITAENVAAKWQVSRADQDGFAVESQKRAARAIAEGRFRDQILPIEVKKGRETVMFDTDEHPRPDTTLETLAGLRAVFKKDGTVTAGNASGINDGAAALVLTSESRASRDGLKPLARIVGYAHAGVEPSEMGIGPVPAVQALVKRTGLAISDFDVIESNEAFAAQALAVSRELGLDPEKVNPNGGAIALGHPVGATGAIITVKALYELMRTGGRYGLITMCIGGGQGIALAIERL
- a CDS encoding LysR family transcriptional regulator is translated as MPMPLDWNDLRYFLAVARTGRLTQASRSLGTDHATVSRRVKAIERALDARLFERSPRGYALTEAGERLLVHAERMESAAAQAQNEIAGENMALGGAVRIGAPDGFGSWFLAARIDALCRRYPDLELQIVAMPRVFSLSKREADIAISLARPTEGRLVSRKLTDYRLGLYAAPDYLRRSGPIDSPGDLARHAMIGYIPDLIFTPELDYLPQILPQLRPRLASSNLVAQFNACRAGAGLCILPEFMAAGNDGLVRVLPDAIALTRSFWLILHADLRDTARVRAVASFIVEEVEANRELFLPEG
- the mmsB gene encoding 3-hydroxyisobutyrate dehydrogenase — protein: MATIGFIGLGNMGGPMAANLLKAGHRVRGFDLSEVATARFQDAGGTVCGTIAEAVSGAEVVVTMLPAGRHVEAVYAGEGGILSSAAPETLLIDSSTIDVATARKVAAAAEAAGMTMIDAPVSGGVGGATAGTLTFMVGGPEAAFAAAKPYLEKMGRTIVHAGGPGNGQAAKICNNLILGISMIGVSEAFVLAEKLGLDHQKLFDIASTASGQCWSLTTYCPVPGPVPSSPANRDYQPGFTAAMMLKDLKLAQEAANASGATTPLGAEAAQIYSLFAGAGHGEVDFSGIIRFLRGQG